From Vagococcus jeotgali, one genomic window encodes:
- a CDS encoding tetratricopeptide repeat protein — MSYSKKMLESISEGDLAQASVHFNEALSQDLPEEKLQLADNLFQIGFLEEANELFKNLLEENPEEDALKISLAEIAIEEDKIEEAFTWLEQVSPESDVYAQSLLTTADIYQMLGIPEVSESKLKEAKVLLPTEPLIDLALCELYFASEGYSQAIEAYMDLLKHYPSFDSPIDIDERIGVSLSRIGEYEEAIEFLEKSIEEKETIEKLFQLALCYYQVKENERSISMLERVMSMDEEFHQVYYPLAQILYDEGRHEEALQIAEAGIMKNPYETVLYHLASESAYQLNQKDEARQYLEEVISLELDSDLSKLKLAEFLVKEEEFEDIIQIISTLDNKEQGMAHWYLAQAHNGLEEFEKANDYYELAYPYMDIEADFLKDYGLFLREEGKLEEAKELLQKYLAEVPDDLMIVSLLENDRW; from the coding sequence ATGTCATATAGTAAAAAAATGCTTGAATCTATTTCAGAAGGTGACCTAGCTCAAGCCAGTGTTCATTTCAATGAAGCTTTGAGTCAAGATTTACCAGAAGAAAAATTACAATTAGCAGATAACTTATTCCAAATTGGTTTTTTAGAAGAAGCAAACGAATTATTTAAAAATTTATTAGAAGAAAATCCTGAAGAAGATGCTTTAAAAATCTCTTTAGCAGAAATTGCCATTGAGGAAGATAAAATTGAAGAGGCGTTTACTTGGTTAGAGCAAGTATCTCCAGAAAGTGATGTTTATGCTCAAAGCTTATTAACGACAGCCGATATTTATCAAATGTTAGGTATACCAGAAGTCAGTGAGTCAAAATTAAAAGAAGCTAAGGTCTTATTACCTACAGAGCCTTTAATTGATTTGGCTCTTTGTGAACTTTATTTTGCTAGTGAAGGGTATTCACAAGCTATTGAAGCCTATATGGATCTTTTAAAACATTATCCTAGTTTTGATTCCCCTATTGATATTGACGAGCGTATAGGTGTATCTTTATCTCGTATTGGTGAGTATGAAGAAGCTATCGAGTTTTTAGAAAAATCCATCGAAGAAAAAGAAACCATTGAAAAGTTATTCCAATTAGCTCTATGTTACTATCAAGTGAAAGAAAATGAACGAAGTATTTCGATGTTAGAAAGAGTCATGTCGATGGATGAGGAATTCCATCAAGTATACTATCCTCTAGCGCAAATTCTTTATGATGAGGGTCGTCATGAAGAGGCATTACAGATTGCTGAAGCAGGTATTATGAAAAACCCATACGAGACAGTTCTGTATCATTTAGCTTCAGAATCTGCATACCAGTTAAACCAAAAAGATGAGGCTCGTCAGTATTTAGAAGAGGTAATTTCACTAGAGTTAGATAGTGATTTATCAAAATTAAAACTAGCTGAATTTTTAGTGAAAGAAGAAGAATTTGAAGATATTATCCAGATTATCTCAACACTAGATAACAAAGAACAAGGGATGGCTCATTGGTACCTAGCTCAAGCTCATAATGGATTAGAAGAGTTTGAAAAAGCAAATGACTATTATGAACTAGCCTATCCATATATGGATATTGAAGCAGATTTCTTAAAAGATTATGGTTTGTTTTTACGTGAAGAAGGCAAACTTGAGGAAGCTAAAGAACTCCTACAAAAATATTTGGCGGAGGTTCCAGATGATTTAATGATAGTATCTTTACTAGAAAACGATCGGTGGTGA
- a CDS encoding HU family DNA-binding protein has protein sequence MANKAELIEKVAEATGLTKKDATASVDAVFTSIQEFLAEGEKVQLIGFGNFEVRERASRKGRNPQTGEEIQIAASKVPAFKPGKALKDAVK, from the coding sequence ATGGCAAACAAAGCAGAATTAATCGAAAAAGTTGCAGAAGCAACTGGCTTAACTAAAAAAGATGCTACAGCTTCAGTTGACGCTGTATTTACATCAATTCAAGAATTCTTAGCTGAAGGTGAAAAAGTTCAATTAATCGGTTTCGGAAACTTCGAAGTTCGTGAAAGAGCTTCACGTAAAGGTCGCAACCCTCAAACAGGTGAAGAAATTCAAATCGCTGCAAGCAAAGTACCTGCATTTAAACCAGGTAAAGCTTTAAAAGATGCAGTAAAATAA
- a CDS encoding YitT family protein, translating to MRISKQLIINCIMIFIGASIFSFGLVNFNMANKLAEGGMTGIALIIYNLFNVSPAITTLVLNIPLIIIGLKFLGLEALFLTLVGTFSLSANIWIWQQFPLYISVDHDLLIAALLAGICGGFGSGIVYKFGGTTGGTDIVARIIEKKFNLTIGRSLLLLDLCVLLLSLTYLSLKEMMYTLIAVFVFSQVVDFVQDASYGAKAILIVSNKDKEIGEKIMAEMGRGVTYIKTQGGYSKKERDMVYCVCSMSEMNKVKEISHEIDDTAFMTIFTINEVLGEGFSYEEMMEKIEGDLQ from the coding sequence ATGCGTATAAGTAAACAGCTCATTATTAATTGTATCATGATTTTTATTGGTGCGAGTATTTTTAGTTTTGGTTTGGTTAATTTTAATATGGCAAATAAACTAGCTGAAGGTGGGATGACAGGGATTGCCTTAATTATTTATAACTTATTTAATGTCTCTCCTGCCATTACCACCTTAGTATTAAATATACCATTAATTATCATTGGTTTAAAATTTCTTGGGTTGGAAGCTTTGTTTTTAACTCTAGTAGGAACCTTTTCTTTGTCGGCTAATATTTGGATTTGGCAACAATTTCCACTTTATATTTCAGTTGACCATGACCTTTTAATTGCCGCTTTACTGGCTGGTATTTGTGGTGGTTTTGGTAGTGGTATCGTCTATAAATTTGGTGGTACAACCGGGGGTACTGACATTGTCGCTAGAATTATTGAAAAGAAATTTAATTTAACTATTGGTAGATCTCTATTATTATTAGATTTATGTGTGCTACTTTTGTCTTTAACCTATTTATCATTAAAAGAGATGATGTATACTCTAATTGCAGTCTTTGTTTTTAGTCAAGTTGTTGATTTTGTACAAGATGCCTCTTATGGTGCTAAAGCTATCTTAATTGTTTCAAACAAAGATAAAGAGATTGGTGAAAAAATCATGGCAGAAATGGGTAGAGGAGTAACTTATATTAAAACTCAAGGGGGCTATTCTAAAAAAGAGCGTGATATGGTTTATTGTGTTTGTAGCATGAGCGAGATGAATAAGGTGAAAGAAATTAGTCATGAGATTGATGACACTGCTTTTATGACTATTTTTACTATTAATGAAGTTTTAGGCGAAGGATTTTCATATGAAGAGATGATGGAAAAAATCGAAGGTGATCTTCAATAA
- a CDS encoding thioesterase family protein, translating to MTVYNMNFTVTKEDTAKEIGSGSLPVLATPRVVAMAEHTCMLSLDEELENGETTVGAFIDIKHLRPTRIGARVKVSCELVQTDGKLFEFVYDVYEQDMLVASGAHKRVKVDSEKFMSQLQ from the coding sequence ATGACAGTTTATAATATGAATTTTACAGTAACAAAAGAAGATACTGCAAAAGAAATAGGTTCAGGTAGTCTACCAGTTTTAGCTACTCCTAGAGTGGTTGCAATGGCGGAGCACACTTGTATGTTAAGTCTTGATGAAGAGTTGGAAAATGGTGAGACAACAGTTGGGGCATTTATTGATATTAAGCACTTAAGACCAACTAGAATAGGTGCTCGTGTGAAAGTAAGTTGTGAGTTAGTCCAAACAGATGGCAAGTTGTTTGAGTTTGTTTATGATGTTTACGAGCAGGATATGCTTGTTGCTAGTGGTGCTCACAAGCGAGTTAAGGTGGACTCAGAAAAATTTATGAGTCAATTGCAATAA
- a CDS encoding YpiB family protein, translating to MTTLEEKKKFINWLIESVKFYNRESYWILNYLINHDVILNRVVFVEQADKTKRGLTIKDQSLGVGPHLFLTKEGMQFTDTEQIFHDIRMNWREPLYVDILFENHYHNALYQSVLEDNPFLKKEEKEQIDETIYNELNDFFIQKEENYVIESLRKAIDIAVDKGDEEQFLSLSKELKERMK from the coding sequence ATGACAACATTAGAAGAAAAAAAGAAATTTATTAATTGGTTAATTGAGTCAGTCAAATTTTATAACAGAGAATCGTATTGGATTCTTAATTACTTGATTAATCATGATGTTATTCTTAATCGTGTTGTTTTTGTTGAGCAGGCAGATAAAACTAAACGAGGACTGACGATAAAAGATCAGTCTTTAGGTGTTGGTCCACATTTATTTTTAACAAAAGAGGGCATGCAATTCACTGATACTGAACAGATATTTCATGACATTCGTATGAATTGGCGTGAACCTTTGTATGTGGATATATTATTTGAAAATCATTATCATAATGCCCTTTATCAATCTGTTTTAGAAGATAATCCTTTCTTAAAGAAAGAAGAAAAAGAGCAAATTGATGAAACTATTTATAATGAATTAAATGATTTTTTTATTCAAAAAGAAGAAAATTATGTAATCGAATCATTGAGGAAAGCCATTGATATTGCTGTGGACAAAGGTGATGAAGAACAATTTTTATCTTTATCAAAAGAATTAAAAGAACGAATGAAATAA
- a CDS encoding nucleotide pyrophosphohydrolase, with amino-acid sequence MREAKTMKEMQQEIDDYISQFKTGYFSPLAQLARLTEEVGELAREVNHHYGEKLKKSDELPKTISEELGDVLIVAIIMANSLDIDLTEVFNENMQKFHNRDSHRFERYDDDNHLEEMIEEEG; translated from the coding sequence ATGAGAGAAGCTAAAACAATGAAAGAGATGCAACAAGAAATCGATGATTACATCAGTCAATTTAAAACGGGTTATTTTTCTCCACTAGCACAACTAGCTCGTTTAACAGAAGAAGTTGGTGAGTTAGCACGAGAGGTTAACCATCATTACGGGGAGAAACTTAAGAAAAGTGATGAGCTGCCTAAAACAATTTCCGAAGAATTAGGAGATGTGTTGATTGTGGCGATTATTATGGCAAATTCTTTAGATATTGACTTAACAGAGGTATTTAATGAAAACATGCAAAAATTTCATAACCGAGATAGCCATCGTTTTGAAAGATATGATGATGATAATCATTTAGAAGAGATGATTGAAGAGGAAGGCTAG
- the der gene encoding ribosome biogenesis GTPase Der, with protein MSIPTLAIVGRPNVGKSTLFNRLAGERISIVEDTPGVTRDRIYAHSEWLGREFSIIDTGGIEMSDEPFMDQIKHQAEIAIEEADVILLVTSGREGITDADEYVAKILYKSDKPVILAVNKVDNPEMRNDSYEFYALGLGDPIPVSGSHGIGIGDVLDEVVKHFAPVTVEEEDDIIRFSLIGRPNVGKSSLINAMLGEERVIVSNIAGTTRDAIDTSFVSDTGQEFVMIDTAGMRKKGKVYENTEKYSAMRSMRAIDRSDVVLVVLNAEEGIREYDKRIAGFAHDAGKGIILVVNKWDTLDKDNHTMKEFEEDIRKEFRYLDYAPIVYVSAKTKQRLHTLPDIIETVSQNQRLRIPSSILNDVIMDAVAINPTPTDKGKRLKIFYATQVAIKPPTFVVFVNEEELMHFSYLRFLENQIRRAFEFEGTPIRIIARRRK; from the coding sequence ATGTCAATCCCTACATTAGCCATCGTTGGTCGTCCTAACGTTGGAAAGTCAACACTATTTAACCGTTTAGCTGGTGAGAGAATTTCAATTGTAGAAGATACACCAGGGGTTACACGCGACAGAATATATGCTCACTCTGAGTGGTTAGGCAGAGAATTTAGTATCATTGATACAGGTGGTATTGAAATGAGTGATGAACCATTTATGGATCAAATTAAACATCAAGCAGAGATTGCTATTGAAGAGGCAGATGTTATCTTACTTGTGACAAGTGGTCGTGAGGGTATTACAGATGCTGATGAATATGTTGCTAAAATTTTATATAAAAGTGACAAGCCAGTTATTTTAGCTGTTAATAAAGTAGATAATCCTGAGATGAGAAATGATAGTTATGAGTTTTATGCTTTAGGATTAGGTGATCCAATTCCAGTTTCAGGAAGTCATGGTATTGGTATTGGGGATGTATTGGATGAAGTGGTGAAACATTTTGCTCCAGTAACAGTTGAAGAAGAGGATGACATTATTCGTTTTAGTTTAATTGGACGCCCTAATGTTGGAAAATCTTCATTGATTAATGCTATGTTAGGTGAAGAGCGAGTAATTGTCTCTAACATTGCAGGAACAACCCGAGACGCAATTGATACATCATTTGTATCAGATACAGGTCAAGAATTTGTTATGATTGATACAGCTGGTATGCGTAAAAAAGGAAAAGTTTACGAAAATACTGAAAAATATAGTGCTATGCGTTCTATGAGAGCCATTGACCGCTCAGATGTGGTTCTTGTTGTTTTAAATGCTGAAGAGGGTATTCGTGAGTATGATAAACGTATTGCAGGATTTGCTCATGATGCTGGTAAAGGTATTATTCTTGTTGTGAATAAGTGGGATACACTTGATAAAGATAACCATACTATGAAAGAATTTGAAGAGGATATTCGTAAAGAATTCCGTTACCTAGATTATGCTCCAATCGTCTATGTATCAGCTAAAACAAAACAACGTTTGCATACATTACCTGATATTATTGAAACAGTGAGTCAAAATCAACGTCTAAGAATTCCATCATCTATTTTAAATGATGTGATTATGGATGCTGTTGCTATTAATCCGACACCAACAGATAAAGGTAAACGATTAAAAATCTTTTATGCGACACAAGTTGCTATTAAACCACCAACATTTGTCGTGTTTGTAAATGAAGAAGAACTAATGCATTTTTCATATCTTAGATTTTTAGAAAATCAAATCAGACGTGCCTTTGAATTTGAAGGAACACCTATTCGAATCATTGCTAGAAGAAGAAAATAG
- a CDS encoding MFS transporter, whose translation MGSLSDKYDKRPILLINLLGSSLGFFIFGVGGALWVLFVGRIIEGITGGIIGTLFAYFSDLVPKKERTKYFGWISAVAGVGSMAGPILGGALTIFGLKTLFFPTLLGVIFCFTALLYTKKLSE comes from the coding sequence ATGGGTAGCCTAAGTGATAAATATGATAAACGTCCTATTTTACTCATTAATCTTTTAGGCTCTTCCTTGGGATTTTTTATTTTTGGTGTTGGTGGTGCCTTATGGGTTTTATTTGTAGGAAGAATCATCGAAGGGATAACTGGTGGTATTATTGGGACTCTTTTTGCTTACTTTTCTGATTTAGTTCCAAAAAAAGAACGTACCAAATATTTTGGCTGGATTAGTGCAGTTGCTGGGGTTGGTTCTATGGCTGGTCCTATTTTAGGAGGAGCTTTAACTATCTTTGGCCTTAAAACACTCTTTTTTCCTACACTACTTGGTGTTATCTTTTGTTTTACAGCTCTTTTATACACAAAAAAACTATCAGAGTGA
- a CDS encoding GlsB/YeaQ/YmgE family stress response membrane protein has translation MYWIWILIVGSLIGSIASMIVGNDSKGCFFNIVAGLLGAAIGQRLFGSDWGGQLAGMALVPSILGALIIVAISSFFQRK, from the coding sequence ATGTATTGGATTTGGATTTTAATTGTTGGCTCTTTAATTGGGTCAATAGCTAGTATGATTGTTGGAAATGATTCAAAGGGCTGCTTTTTTAACATCGTAGCTGGTTTACTTGGTGCAGCGATTGGTCAACGGTTATTTGGTAGTGATTGGGGTGGACAATTAGCAGGTATGGCTCTTGTTCCATCGATATTAGGTGCTCTGATTATTGTCGCTATTTCATCTTTTTTCCAAAGAAAATAA
- a CDS encoding CCA tRNA nucleotidyltransferase — protein MTEINLPIEFKEALPILERIIEAGHEAYFVGGSVRDLILGHKIHDVDVATSAFPEEVKQIFPRTIDVGIEHGTVLVLDKEHQYEVTTFRTESTYQDYRRPDEVVFVRSLEEDLKRRDFTMNALAMTTNGDIIDLFNGIKAIEDRVIVAVGDAFERFNEDALRMMRALRFSSQLDFEIESHTKMAILNNHELLSKIAIERIYVEWVKLLMGDSREKGLRAFVETKCHTQCPNLEMKEFELMAFSKINPLMKLDSEEIAWLCLFIALDVTSAKTFLSPWKVSKKLSQVTQDALVMYSKRLDSDWTADMLYHSGVDVISLVEQARAFFGLAYNVEASLELYQSLPIKQLKDLNITGSELAKELGKTPGPWLGKLLKKLEANVLHEDIENTYVELVNTAKKEGNRDDSL, from the coding sequence ATGACAGAAATAAATTTACCGATTGAGTTTAAAGAAGCATTACCAATTTTAGAAAGAATTATTGAGGCAGGTCATGAAGCCTACTTTGTAGGTGGGAGTGTTAGAGATTTAATTTTAGGTCATAAGATTCATGATGTTGATGTTGCTACAAGTGCTTTTCCAGAAGAGGTGAAGCAAATATTCCCACGCACGATAGATGTAGGAATAGAACACGGTACAGTGCTTGTTTTAGATAAAGAACATCAATACGAAGTCACAACGTTTAGAACCGAATCAACCTATCAGGATTACAGACGACCAGATGAAGTCGTATTTGTTCGTTCTCTAGAGGAAGATTTAAAACGTCGTGATTTTACTATGAATGCTTTAGCGATGACGACTAATGGAGATATTATTGATTTATTTAATGGGATTAAGGCGATTGAAGATAGAGTGATTGTAGCAGTTGGTGATGCTTTTGAGAGGTTTAATGAAGATGCTCTACGTATGATGAGAGCACTTAGATTTTCTAGCCAATTAGATTTTGAGATTGAAAGTCATACAAAGATGGCTATTTTAAATAATCATGAGTTACTATCAAAAATTGCTATTGAGCGTATTTATGTAGAATGGGTTAAATTACTAATGGGAGATAGTCGTGAAAAAGGATTAAGGGCTTTTGTTGAGACAAAATGCCATACTCAGTGCCCTAATTTAGAGATGAAAGAATTTGAGTTAATGGCATTTTCTAAAATAAACCCCTTAATGAAGTTAGATTCAGAAGAGATAGCTTGGTTATGCTTGTTTATTGCTTTAGATGTGACATCAGCTAAAACATTTTTATCACCTTGGAAAGTCTCAAAGAAATTAAGTCAGGTGACTCAAGATGCTCTAGTTATGTATTCTAAGCGCCTAGATAGTGATTGGACAGCAGATATGCTTTATCACTCAGGAGTAGATGTTATTAGTCTTGTAGAGCAAGCTAGAGCATTTTTTGGATTAGCTTATAATGTTGAAGCAAGTTTAGAGTTGTACCAATCACTGCCTATTAAGCAATTAAAAGATTTAAATATTACAGGCTCTGAGCTGGCTAAGGAGTTGGGTAAGACACCTGGGCCTTGGTTGGGTAAATTATTAAAAAAATTAGAAGCTAATGTTTTACATGAAGATATTGAAAATACTTATGTTGAGTTAGTCAACACAGCTAAAAAAGAGGGGAATAGAGATGACAGTTTATAA